A region of Mammaliicoccus sp. Dog046 DNA encodes the following proteins:
- a CDS encoding Tex family protein gives MNQELIDIIKNNHPFTEKQIKTVLELLEDKNTVPFIARYRKELTGGLDEVEIKLIENEYTYAVNLHKRKEEVIRLIEEQGLLTETLKSDILKQTKLQRIEDLYRPFKKKKKTRATEAKRKGLEPLATWIIDGTGSESLTDVAAQYITEEVKTVEDAIKGAQDIIAENVSDEPKYRKYILNKIESTGKLTTEKKKKAEDEKNVFEMYYAYVEPLKKIVPHRVLAINRGESEGILKVSFEIDTENLNTYLMTQYVRNGHKHSEFIKEAIEDSLKRLILPSIEREIRSELTQKAETHAIEIFSENLTNLLLQAPLKGKTILGLDPAYRTGCKLAVINEYGSFVDKNVIYPHPPVSKTDQAEKIFIEMINKHDIELVAIGNGTASRESEQFVAEMIKKHQLKCQFVIVNEAGASVYSASDIARAEFPDFKVEERSAVSIGRRIQDPLSELVKIDPKSIGVGQYQHDVNQKALGETLKFVVETAVNQVGVDVNTASSSLLSYVSGLSNTVANNIIKFREEKGAITHHSEIANVPRLGNKTFEQSIGFLRILDGTEPLDKTAIHPESYQAAYTLIKHVGLSKQDIGTKVLKEKLNELDLDTTSKELNIGIPTLEDIIASLIAPLRDPRDEFETPILKSDVLSMEDLKPNMALSGTVRNVVDFGAFVDIGVKQDGLVHISKLSKGYVKHPMNVVSVGDIVDVWVLDVNQEKQKVSLTMIDPNGQ, from the coding sequence ATGAATCAAGAATTAATAGATATTATAAAAAATAATCATCCTTTTACTGAAAAGCAAATTAAAACAGTGCTCGAATTATTAGAGGATAAAAATACAGTACCTTTCATAGCACGATATAGAAAGGAATTAACTGGTGGACTTGATGAAGTTGAAATCAAACTGATTGAAAACGAATATACATATGCAGTTAACTTGCATAAAAGAAAAGAAGAAGTCATTCGCCTTATTGAAGAGCAAGGGCTTTTAACAGAAACATTAAAGTCAGATATTCTTAAGCAAACAAAGTTACAAAGAATTGAAGATTTATATAGACCATTTAAGAAGAAGAAAAAGACAAGAGCAACAGAAGCCAAAAGAAAAGGCTTGGAACCATTAGCTACTTGGATTATAGATGGAACTGGATCAGAATCATTAACTGATGTTGCAGCTCAATATATAACTGAAGAAGTAAAAACTGTTGAAGATGCTATTAAAGGTGCACAAGATATCATTGCTGAAAATGTATCAGATGAACCGAAATATCGTAAATACATTTTGAATAAGATTGAAAGCACAGGTAAATTAACAACAGAGAAGAAGAAAAAAGCCGAAGATGAAAAGAACGTCTTTGAAATGTATTATGCATACGTGGAACCTTTAAAGAAAATTGTACCTCATAGAGTATTAGCGATTAATCGTGGTGAATCTGAAGGAATATTAAAAGTAAGTTTTGAAATTGATACAGAAAATCTCAATACATATTTAATGACTCAATATGTACGTAATGGCCATAAACATAGTGAATTTATTAAAGAAGCCATTGAAGATAGTTTGAAACGATTGATTTTACCTTCTATAGAAAGAGAGATTAGAAGTGAACTTACTCAAAAAGCAGAGACACATGCGATTGAGATATTCTCAGAGAATTTAACGAATCTATTATTACAAGCGCCATTAAAAGGTAAAACAATTCTTGGTTTAGATCCAGCATATCGAACAGGGTGTAAATTAGCAGTCATTAATGAATATGGTTCATTCGTAGACAAAAATGTTATTTATCCGCATCCACCAGTATCTAAAACTGATCAAGCGGAGAAGATATTTATTGAAATGATTAATAAACACGACATTGAACTTGTTGCTATTGGTAATGGAACTGCAAGTAGAGAGTCTGAGCAATTTGTTGCAGAAATGATTAAAAAACATCAATTGAAGTGTCAGTTCGTTATTGTAAATGAAGCGGGTGCGTCTGTATATTCTGCTTCAGACATTGCAAGAGCTGAATTCCCTGATTTTAAAGTAGAAGAAAGAAGTGCTGTTTCAATAGGTAGAAGAATACAAGATCCATTGAGTGAATTGGTTAAAATAGATCCTAAGTCAATTGGTGTAGGTCAATATCAACATGACGTAAATCAAAAAGCATTAGGCGAAACTTTGAAATTTGTAGTTGAAACCGCAGTTAACCAAGTTGGCGTTGATGTGAATACAGCTTCTTCCTCACTTTTAAGCTACGTTTCAGGATTAAGTAATACAGTAGCAAATAACATTATTAAGTTTAGAGAAGAAAAAGGTGCGATCACTCATCATTCTGAAATCGCAAATGTACCAAGGCTTGGTAATAAGACGTTTGAACAAAGTATTGGATTCCTTAGAATTCTTGATGGTACAGAACCATTAGACAAAACAGCAATCCACCCAGAAAGTTATCAAGCAGCGTATACGTTAATTAAACACGTAGGGCTATCTAAACAAGATATTGGAACGAAAGTATTAAAAGAAAAGTTAAATGAACTTGATTTAGATACTACAAGTAAGGAGCTAAATATAGGAATTCCTACTCTTGAAGATATCATTGCTTCATTAATTGCACCATTACGAGATCCACGAGATGAGTTTGAGACACCTATTTTAAAATCTGATGTGTTATCAATGGAAGATTTAAAACCTAATATGGCACTTAGTGGAACAGTAAGAAATGTAGTAGACTTTGGTGCATTTGTTGATATCGGAGTTAAACAAGATGGATTGGTACACATTTCTAAATTATCAAAAGGTTACGTTAAACATCCTATGAACGTTGTAAGCGTTGGTGATATTGTTGATGTATGGGTACTAGATGTAAATCAAGAAAAGCAAAAAGTATCATTAACGATGATAGATCCAAATGGACAATAA
- a CDS encoding SprT family protein translates to MDNNELQVLVQSISDEHFGKPFKHTALFNRRLKTTGGRYLLSSHNIEINPQQHEYFGDEALVEIIKHELCHYHLHLEGKGYKHRDNDFKELSQEVGAPRHCKAVQSYDERANYIYECKDCEIEFKRIRSVNTKKYRCGRCGGKLILKLKLT, encoded by the coding sequence ATGGACAATAACGAATTACAGGTACTCGTACAAAGTATATCCGATGAACATTTTGGAAAACCTTTTAAGCATACAGCATTATTTAATAGAAGATTGAAGACAACAGGTGGACGCTATCTACTTAGCTCACATAATATAGAAATAAATCCACAGCAGCATGAATATTTTGGAGACGAAGCGCTAGTTGAGATTATAAAACATGAACTTTGTCATTATCATTTACATTTAGAAGGAAAAGGATATAAGCATCGAGACAATGATTTCAAGGAGTTAAGTCAAGAAGTAGGTGCGCCTCGTCATTGTAAAGCAGTTCAAAGTTACGATGAAAGAGCGAATTATATATATGAATGTAAGGATTGTGAAATTGAGTTTAAGCGAATAAGAAGCGTTAATACTAAGAAATATAGATGTGGACGTTGTGGTGGAAAGTTAATATTAAAGTTAAAATTAACGTAA